One genomic segment of Streptomyces sp. NBC_00239 includes these proteins:
- the thiS gene encoding sulfur carrier protein ThiS: MTISVNGEPREIAAGTTLDSVVATLTTAPSGVAAALNETVVPRRQWPATALGEGDRVEVLTAVQGG; encoded by the coding sequence ATGACCATCTCCGTCAACGGCGAGCCTCGCGAGATCGCCGCCGGCACCACCCTCGACTCGGTCGTCGCCACCCTGACCACGGCCCCGTCCGGGGTCGCGGCCGCGCTCAACGAGACCGTCGTGCCGCGCCGTCAGTGGCCCGCGACCGCACTCGGCGAGGGCGACCGCGTCGAGGTCCTCACCGCCGTGCAGGGGGGCTGA